In the Silene latifolia isolate original U9 population chromosome 1, ASM4854445v1, whole genome shotgun sequence genome, ggggatgtgcacattaatgggacagggttatcgctcgtatgatgagcggggcttaggtgggaacggctgcggtcccccatcgcgggtggctggtccaaaggacggtcgatattgagatgatgggaattggttggtggtgtgtgtgtgtgtgtgacgattcgGTTTGCACCgtctttatcttattgttgatgtatattgagttgtgtgattagtactgacctcgtttaaatgttttaaaaaaactgtggtgatccattcgggggtggtgagcagttgcttggcaggtatatcttggatacgcgtgggatctagctcgggatggagtcatcatatatcagagtctttagtcttccgctgtgtttattagaacagttcctttcagttggtttatagtttgagaacagttgtattttgcttacagttggttttgtaatgtaatcacttaaacttatttaataaagtatgtttcttcattgtcttatgattatcatgcctcgggtaaccgagatggtgacatcctcatacctgagtggtcctggtaaggcacttggagtatgggggtgttacaagaacTCAGTGCGAGTTACATTTTGCAGCACTTCGTAGCCTGGGTCAAGTAGTTCACTTGGTGTATTTCCACAAAGAATTTGAACAAGCATAACACAGTTTGAGTTTTGGTTAAGTTTCTCCCATATAATGCTTTCAGTCAAGACTATTCTTAGTCGAACAAACAACTCTTGAATTTCTTTTACAATATTATAAATTGCATGTTGCATTGCCTTTATTTTCTGAATATTGTTTGACATGACAACTACACTAGAATTGTGAGGATATGGGAAATGGTGGCATGTTTAGAGTTTTTTTCTATTTATATTCTTTTTTCCTCTTTGTATAGGTCACTTGATTGACATCTAAATTATTTGATGTTGATGATAGACCTAGATTCTGTGTAAGAGATAAGCATAGAGATGAGGTTGGATAAGGTAAGGATAATAATAGATAAGGTTATGTTCCACAAGTAGATACTAATTTAAAATTAAATGTTTCCAGaacaattattttttttaaagagaCATTGTATTGTTTATTGACTCTTTTCCTAAACATGATAGTACTAATTTACCCTGAGCAATGGTCTAAGACAGTAAATAAATGATGAATtatgttaatttatttatttactttatcgGTTTATGAAATTTTATTTATAACCAAAATTGCATTTCACACACTAGAATTCCTCTGTGAATTTTAAATATTACTCGGCAACAATTACAACATATTAACTTGTACTAATTGGCTTCCAACAGGAAAGGAATGGCGTGACTGAACAGGAAGCGTACCATGTTCATTGCGGTAGACAAGCGGGTAATCTGTTTCGAACCAACGATCATAAGGCGTCTAAAGTCACAAATATTGAGCTGATGACTATGAATTTAGACAAAGGAATGGTCGTTCATATGGGATATTTAGTCTTATTTGGGTATCATACTACCAAAAACGcccaaaaaaaaaagagcaaTTGAATATTGTACGAAGTTTTTTAAGAAACCTTTTAGTTTTGATTTTGTATGTTGCATTTTCAGAGGCATTTTCCGCCAATTATTGTCATAGTAATAACTACAGAATGTCTTACTTTTAACCTTTTGCTGTTGAAACTTCGTAAATGCTATACCCATGAAATGTTTAAACGGTGGATCATGGTAGCGTGATTTTCTTTATCCTATTTTGAAACTATGCATTAGTCTTACTCTCACTGACCATTTCACCAAATTGGGGCACTGCGCCCGATAGGGCGCAGTGCAACAACTAGTTAACATGAAAAAACCAAATAATCGTCACATATTTATTACCCAACGTGTATATGCAATTCGGCCAAATAATGGTCTTCCTTCGAGCCAACCATTATTCGCATGAACTACACACACTAAACCAAAAATTGAATTTATTTTTCTTAAAACTTTATGGGCATAATCCTTATGAGTGTCATAAACATAATGACACTCCCTTAACTTGATTTTCATATTCAAAAATTGGCATCCCCATCAACACAAGAAACCTAGCACAACATTAAGTTTAGTCTTTGGACATAAAACTAACTTGTAAGTGGTCATCTTGGTGTAGTGATCAAGTATTAACAATAAATTCCTGTCAAATATtaagccttcctttgggccgacttaATATTCACAtggaaaccttacaattgttacatACTTACCACCACAAGCATGACTGAATTTCGGCCAAATAATAGCCTTCCTTTAGGCCGGCCATTATCCGCATGAAACTCAATCACACACTAGTCATAATATTCTAAATAATTCAACTTACACAATAGAGGTTACTTTGACAACTTATTGTGTCGATCAAACAACCTAAAATATTAGACCCGTATATATTAAACCAAATAGCCAatattttaaatctgaaaactagTTCTTAATTACTGAATTAACCAAAAGCGTATATTCTTAATTATTTTCAAAGCATGATAGGTTACTGGTCTTGTCCTGAATTTTTACCATTAAACCCCAGTAGTAAAAACACTAAAACATAATAACCAAACATCGATAAAAGCCGAATTATCAACTCATCAAGCCATGCATTCTCTTATCACCAAAAGAAAACATACAAGGACGAGAAGACCGAAAACACGCACATGACAGACAAAACCATAACACCATCATCGTCATGCGTTAGCTATATCACTTATTTTTAGCCTTGATGATTTCATTAATCATTGAAACTCCATAATATAACATCCATCATGTAATCATGTCATTAACTATTAATAGTGATGAAAAATCTAACCAAACATGTTTCAATTAGATTAAAACACAAACCACCTATCAATATAAACATGGAGAAGGTGTTAACCGTAGCCAATATATCTGCAAAACTTAATCTTTAGATGTAGCAAACAATTTACCAAAAAACATATTGCCCAGACACTTAAAGTTTTGCCTTTAAACCACGTGTCTAAGGATACCCACAAAATTATTAATTGGTTTATTAATCCATAGTCATGCCCAGATAAAAATATCGGCTAACATGATTACTTGTATGTATGAAGAATGGCAATATGCCTTTTACCCGTATTGATGCCAATCTTAAAACAAGAACTTAAAACCAAGTTCAAtccaaaatcaatcaaaatcagGATCACTATTAACAAACAAATTGTTGTTGTTTACTATCCAAATTATACCAAAAGAAAACTTAACAAGCATTGGCTAAAAACCTCACTCAAATCTAACGGCGGCCAAAACAATACGTTACGTATTCCTTATCTAGTTTACTTATTATTTTAGTAATAGCTAGAGTGCTAGAATTACGAGTTCAAGCATCCGTAAACTTTTATCAAACCATAGTATCCTTATTCTCCAACATagtaagaggattatacatctgatgtattacctccaattctatagtttctgagcattataataaagtttttgagttttgttttaaagtttctgaATTTTAATATGAAGTTTCTGAGcttattcacttaaacattaagctctaaaaaattagaataaaactcaaaaacattacatataagtttagttaaatttgagttttgacggaaaaaatattaaaatctaacttataaactttattatgctcaaaaaaatacacatatgctcaaaaataaataaagtttgaggtaataagctcaaaaaaaaaatacatatatgctcaaaaaacaaaaaaattggatgtagtacatccgatgtatgttcctttttctccaaCATGTGCCATGAAATACCGAATACCGAATATCAACTCCGAATGCACACCAGACAAAACTCAATAGTGAATAATTCATGGTCAACGGATCACGACCAACACATTGCGTAGAACACTTAATGCATAGTATCCTTCGAATAACTCTAGCTGGTCATGGAGGAAGATTTGTCAGGTCAAAGATCTTTTCCAGGTCTCCTACCAACAGCACATCTGCTACTGATCAAGGAAGAGAATACTCTATAGCCAAAGGTTATGATGTCATCAAAAACAAAGGGGATAAAATCCATTGGCACTGTTTCGTCTGGAACAAACACACGGTCCCTAAGCATAGTTTCCTAACTTGGATCTATATGCATAATGCTCTAAACACCAACGCAAAACTACACAGATTAGGGATAAGTGAGGATGATACCTGTGCAATCTGTGGAAATGGCCCTGAAACGTCCTCACATCTTTTCTTTGAATGTGAGTACAACTCTAAAGTCATCTCCCTCATTGGCAGTTTGATTGGAGAGACTATCCCATCAGATGCATCCTCTGATTGGAGA is a window encoding:
- the LOC141648976 gene encoding uncharacterized protein LOC141648976, which gives rise to MHSILRITLAGHGGRFVRSKIFSRSPTNSTSATDQGREYSIAKGYDVIKNKGDKIHWHCFVWNKHTVPKHSFLTWIYMHNALNTNAKLHRLGISEDDTCAICGNGPETSSHLFFECEYNSKVISLIGSLIGETIPSDASSDWRRGLSGPRLRKDIINAIINACLYAIWKQRNLSKHDLILITPSKLVNMIIKEVMDRTLRFRENLGLRDNDLLERLQNRH